One Candidatus Bathyarchaeota archaeon genomic window carries:
- a CDS encoding type II secretion system F family protein gives MPLLDKFEAWSFRLFGRVAPYLLKKVFPSTKTALEKGRVKIYPETYISLMLFVSILTIPIAIIAGYLAISLGILPLLILVFLPLFVVAGFIVLPRNNASDRAIGLEREMPFAAAYISVMSSGGIAPYSSFKRLSDVNLMPAMKKEAKDIVKDVEIFGTDPLTALEVAAKKTPLDLFKDFLGGYASTVIIGGDIGHFLERKAEDIFKARALRVKAAAERLGMLLETFIIVEVMMSLCFYILFAVNNLQTTGGSAATSDLSSYSGMLLYTFIFTPMLSMMFIYLAHSMQTKTPQTEMRPYKVLAVSSVMAIVVFLLLTNFMGATQLPFFTQLQAIGVDLPVAVALSLFICAAPPAIIHMKLSATRTSMEQGVASFLRDLTEVRKTGLSPEKCIESLSKRDYGKFTKELRKISSDISWGIPIKKVMTDFLHRTKSWMVQIVMFLLVETIDVGGGTIAMIDSLARFNNMTQEVEKEKKMSVRPYVMMPYLASILLVATTVMMMGLTTGIVVPGTEAPPPDTLMQTIFITSVIFHSFLIGIVAGKISDDSIASGLKHAAVLVIIAVIAAKLIPQFIKLV, from the coding sequence TTGCCGCTACTAGATAAATTCGAAGCCTGGTCATTTCGCCTCTTCGGACGCGTGGCACCATATTTACTCAAAAAAGTTTTTCCATCAACAAAAACTGCCCTAGAAAAAGGACGCGTCAAGATTTATCCAGAAACGTACATTTCACTAATGCTATTTGTTTCAATATTAACCATACCAATCGCAATTATCGCTGGCTACTTAGCCATATCCCTTGGAATTTTGCCGCTTCTAATCTTGGTATTTCTTCCATTATTCGTGGTTGCAGGTTTCATAGTACTTCCAAGAAACAACGCAAGTGACAGAGCAATTGGCTTAGAGCGCGAGATGCCTTTTGCAGCCGCATACATCAGCGTCATGTCCTCCGGAGGCATAGCACCCTACAGTAGCTTCAAACGATTAAGCGATGTTAACCTGATGCCCGCAATGAAAAAAGAAGCAAAAGACATAGTCAAAGACGTAGAAATCTTTGGCACAGACCCACTTACAGCACTAGAAGTAGCGGCAAAGAAAACACCGCTAGACCTCTTCAAAGATTTCTTAGGAGGCTACGCATCAACCGTCATCATAGGCGGCGACATCGGTCACTTCCTTGAACGCAAAGCAGAAGACATCTTTAAAGCACGAGCACTCCGCGTTAAAGCAGCCGCAGAACGCCTAGGCATGCTCCTTGAAACTTTCATCATAGTAGAAGTCATGATGTCACTGTGCTTCTACATACTATTTGCAGTAAATAACCTTCAAACAACAGGAGGTTCAGCCGCAACTTCTGACCTCTCATCATATTCAGGCATGTTGCTCTACACGTTCATCTTTACTCCGATGCTCTCTATGATGTTTATCTACCTTGCCCATAGCATGCAGACCAAGACACCGCAGACGGAAATGCGTCCCTACAAGGTGTTAGCTGTTTCCTCTGTCATGGCCATAGTTGTCTTCTTGTTACTCACAAACTTTATGGGCGCAACTCAACTGCCATTCTTCACTCAGTTACAAGCTATTGGTGTAGACTTGCCCGTCGCCGTAGCCCTTTCACTGTTCATCTGCGCCGCACCGCCTGCAATTATCCATATGAAATTGTCAGCAACAAGAACCAGCATGGAACAAGGCGTAGCAAGCTTCCTCCGAGACCTAACAGAAGTCCGAAAAACTGGCTTATCGCCTGAAAAATGCATCGAAAGCCTCTCTAAACGTGATTACGGCAAATTTACCAAGGAACTGCGAAAAATAAGCTCAGATATTTCTTGGGGTATCCCAATCAAAAAGGTCATGACTGACTTTCTGCACAGGACCAAGAGCTGGATGGTTCAAATCGTCATGTTCCTGTTGGTCGAAACCATCGATGTGGGCGGAGGCACGATAGCGATGATTGATTCATTGGCGCGGTTTAACAACATGACTCAAGAAGTGGAAAAAGAGAAGAAGATGAGCGTTCGCCCCTATGTTATGATGCCGTATTTGGCTTCAATTTTGCTTGTTGCGACCACGGTGATGATGATGGGTTTAACCACAGGCATCGTTGTACCTGGCACAGAAGCACCGCCACCTGACACGTTAATGCAGACCATATTTATCACATCAGTAATTTTCCACAGTTTCCTAATCGGTATTGTTGCAGGAAAAATCAGTGACGATTCTATCGCTTCAGGACTCAAGCACGCAGCTGTCCTTGTGATAATCGCTGTTATAGCTGCCAAGCTTATTCCGCAGTTCATAAAGTTGGTGTAG